One genomic segment of Falco cherrug isolate bFalChe1 chromosome 13, bFalChe1.pri, whole genome shotgun sequence includes these proteins:
- the BCL2L11 gene encoding bcl-2-like protein 11 isoform X3, translating into MAKQPPEVKAQRDGEGGRLPAAEGPGPAAQLRPGAPAALPGSAAAAGPPPRGPPASPGPFATRSPLFIFVRRSPLLSRSSSGYFSFDAERSPAPLSCDKATQTPSPPCQALSHCLSAMGLFSAKAWEGAV; encoded by the coding sequence ATGGCCAAGCAGCCCCCTGAGGTGAAGGCGCAACGCGACGGCGAGGGCgggcggctgccggcggcggaggggccgggcccggccgcgcAGCTGCGCCCgggcgcccccgccgccctgcccggctccgccgccgccgcggggcctCCGCCGCGGGGCCCgcccgccagccccggcccctTCGCCACCCGCTCGCCGCTCTTCATCTTCGTGCGGAGGTCGCCGCTGCTGTCGCGCTCCTCCAGCGGGTACTTCTCCTTCGACGCCGagcgcagccccgcgcccctcAGCTGCGACAAGGCCACGCAGACCCCCAGCCCGCCCTGCCAGGCCCTCAGCCACTGCCTCAGCGCCATGG